The following proteins are encoded in a genomic region of Brachypodium distachyon strain Bd21 chromosome 1, Brachypodium_distachyon_v3.0, whole genome shotgun sequence:
- the LOC104582431 gene encoding uncharacterized protein LOC104582431: protein MPPPPSEHAVLTDAADEAGEPYQQSITRSPGPWHTHVTRHHPALQIGDSLLRLVMFMRGVLTHATFCRQDDDDDDGPSWLDDHLRRNKVRRKPRCLAVRALQLGPHKIARTDEVDIVAKFLYNKPRRIVCELCRHGGFARIDILCSNIRLMQACFDHARFDTLKIHVKSSSHRYRAERAPPGRHRRWERCTDFTPKTFCLQFEKGTLERCYGKMLYTDPPLILLTLSPPPGQEEEEAQATDTQIFTAHPVLPPFASTNTGATFVMHEYGDEDA from the exons atgcctccgccgccgtcggagcACGCCGTCCtcacggacgccgccgacgaagCAGGCGAGCCGTACCAGCAGTCCATCACGCGGTCGCCTGGCCCGTGGCACACGCACGTCACGCGCCACCATCCGGCGCTCCAGATCGGCGACTCCTTGCTCCGCCTGGTCATGTTCATGCGGGGCGTGCTCACCCACGCCACCTTCTGCCGccaggacgacgacgacgacgacggccccAGCTGGCTCGACGACCACCTCCGCCGCAACAAGGTCCGGAGAAAGCCCCGGTGCCTCGCCGTCCGGGCCCTCCAGCTCGGCCCACACAAG ATCGCTCGCACAGATGAGGTGGACATCGTGGCAAAGTTCCTGTACAACAAGCCCCGGAGGATCGTCTGCGAGCTCTGCCGCCACGGCGGCTTCGCCAGGATCGACATCCTCTGCTCCAACATACGCCTCATGCAGGCCTGCTTCGACCACGCCCGCTTCGACACCTTGAAGATCCACGTCAAGTCTTCGTCCCACCGATACCGCGCCGAGCGTGCTCCCCCGGGGAGGCACCGCCGATGGGAGCGCTGCACAGATTTTACACCAAA GACATTCTGTCTCCAGTTCGAGAAGGGGACCCTCGAGAGGTGCTACGGGAAGATGCTCTACACCGATCCTCCACTGATTCTGCTAACTctgtctcctcctcccggccaagaagaagaagaagcccaaGCAACTGACACCCAAATCTTCACTGCTCATCCGGTTCTTCCCCCATTTGCCTCAACAAACACAG GAGCTACTTTCGTGATGCATGAGTATGGGGACGAGGATGCCTAG
- the LOC100834380 gene encoding peroxidase 44: MRALAAPRGDRGSPVDRPGIKRGPRPGPGSPYCIARRRELDPFARTYTYEISHQMDARRLLLVFGLLAAAAPLASAGDLSLDFYKSSCPDAEKIVTATIEKKIKEEPGTAAGLLRLLFHDCFANGCDASILIDPLSNQSAEKEAGPNISVRGFEIIDEIKKELESKCPNTVSCADIVALSARDAVKLAGGPSYDLPTGRRDSLVSNREEADNNLPGPDIPVPKLIMDFVDKGFTAEEMVALLAGGHSIGQVRCIFIEPDATPMEPGYHAAISKLCDGPNRDTGMVKMDETTPNVVDGGSYFDLVLAKKMPLTIDRLLGLDSKTMPIIKEMSSKPDQFVPLFAKSMEKLSALKVITGKDGEIRKTCSEFNNPVAADSGASVIRISSVDPEDLEGLSAGGTHVSDGVSHGTLEPEKGAGSGGAAPAGKGAGEGKKHHKGKGHLKLRGGG; the protein is encoded by the exons ATGCGCGCCCTGGCCGCGCCGCGCGGGGACAGGGGCTCCCCGGTTGACCGCCCCGGTATTAAGCGCGGCCCCCGACCGGGCCCTGGGTCCCCGTACTGCAtcgcgaggaggagggagctCGATCCCTTTGCACGCACGTATACGTACGAGATCTCTCACCAAATGGAcgcccgccgcctgctcctcgtcttcggtctgctcgccgccgcggcgccgctggcctcCGCGGGGGATCTCAGCCTCGACTTCTACAAGTCCTCCTGCCCCGACGCCGAGAAGATCGTCACCGCCACCATcgagaagaagatcaaggaggagcccggcaccgccgccggcctcctccgcctcctcttccacgactgcttcgCCAAT GGCTGTGACGCGTCCATCCTGATCGACCCGCTGTCGAACCAGAGCGCGGAGAAGGAAGCCGGGCCCAACATCTCCGTCCGGGGCTTCGAGATCATCGACGAGATCAAGAAGGAGCTCGAGTCCAAGTGCCCCAACACAgtctcctgcgccgacatCGTGGCGCTCAGCGCCCGGGACGCCGTCAAGCTGGCCGGCGGGCCATCCTACGACCTCCCCACAGGCCGCCGCGACTCGCTCGTCTCCAACCGCGAGGAAGCCGACAACAACTTGCCCGGGCCCGACATCCCGGTCCCGAAGCTCATCATGGACTTCGtcgacaagggcttcacggccGAGGAAATGGTCGCCCTCCTGGCCGGCGGCCACAGCATCGGCCAGGTCCGGTGCATCTTCATCGAGCCCGACGCCACGCCCATGGAGCCCGGCTACCACGCCGCCATCAGCAAGCTCTGCGATGGGCCCAACCGGGACACGGGGATGGTGAAGATGGACGAGACCACGCCCAACGTGGTGGACGGCGGCAGCTACTTCGATCTTGTCCTGGCGAAAAAGATGCCGCTCACCATCGACAGGCTCCTGGGGCTGGACTCCAAGACGATGCCGATCATCAAGGAGATGTCGTCCAAGCCCGACCAGTTCGTGCCGCTCTTTGCAAAGTCCATGGAGAAGCTCAGCGCGCTCAAGGTGATCACGGGGAAAGACGGCGAGATCAGGAAGACTTGTTCAGAGTTTAACAACCCCGTGGCAGCAGACAGCGGGGCGTCCGTGATCCGGATCAGCTCCGTGGACCCGGAGGACCTCGAGGGGCTGTCGGCTGGCGGGACCCACGTGTCGGATGGCGTCTCGCATGGGACACTGGAGCCCGAGAAAGgcgcggggagcggcggcgccgccccggCCGGGAAGGGCGCCGGAGAGGGGAAGAAGCACCACAAGGGGAAAGGCCACCTCAAGCTCCGCGGCGGAGGCTAA
- the LOC100821858 gene encoding transcription factor-like protein DPB isoform X2, with the protein MVSGIAHRTDEDGGRGASSFPRPPQPSAARTPLGTPPPSSGAHSASTSGGSAGSPSGRSEQHGPAATGTGPTPEAAAATASTPASEGTFLRLNNLDINGDDAPSSQAPVSKKKKRRASAVGPDKGGRGLRQFSMKVCEKVESKGRTTYNEVADELVAEFADPNNNMESPDPDNPNAQQYDEKNIRRRVYDALNVLMAMDIISKDKKEIQWKGLPRTSINDIEELQTELVGLKGRIEKKSAYLQELQDQYLGMQNLIHRNEGMYGSGNIPSGGVALPFILIQTRPHATVEVEISEDMQLVHFDFNTTPFELHDDSYVLKAMNSCGKEQNDGTPDPRLNGCEDSSMANIYWDQLQQSAMANNGTARFPSSPPVPGILKGRVKHEH; encoded by the exons ATGGTCTCCGGCATCGCCCACCGCACGGATGAGGACGGCGGCCGTGGCGCCTCGAGcttcccgcgcccgccgcagCCGTCCGCCGCTCGGACGCCCCtgggcacgccgccgccctccagCGGCGCGCACTCCGCCTCTACCAGCGGCGGGAGCGCCGGCTCCCCGTCCGGCCGCAGCGAGCAGCacggccccgccgccaccggcacgGGGCCGACCcccgaagcggcggcggcgacggcatcCACGCCCGCCAGCGAGGGCACCTTCCTTCGTCTCAACAACCTCGACATCAACGGCGACGACGCGCCTTCATCGCAGGCTCCCGTGAG caagaagaaaaagagaagagcaTCAGCAGTTGGTCCTGATAAAGGTGGTCGGGGATTGCGACAGTTCAGTATGAAAG TTTGCGAGAAAGTTGAAAGTAAAGGGAGAACAACATACAATGAA GTGGCAGATGAACTTGTTGCGGAGTTTGCGGATCCCAATAATAACATGGAATCTCCAGATCCTGATAATCCCAATGCA CAACAATATGATGAGAAAAACATACGAAGAAGGGTTTATGATGCATTGAATGTTCTGATGGCTATGGACATTATATCCAAAGATAAGAAGGAAATACAGTGGAAGGGCTTGCCTCGGACTAGTATAAATGATATTGAAGAACTGCAG ACAGAGCTCGTGGGGCTGAAAGGTAGGATTGAGAAGAAAAGTGCTTATTTGCAGGAGCTACAAGACCAA TATCTAGGTATGCAAAACTTAATACACCGAAATGAAGGGATGTATGGTTCAGGAAACATTCCTTCTGGCGGAGTGGCCTTGCCATTTATCCTGATCCAG ACACGGCCTCATGCAACTGTTGAAGTTGAGATCTCAGAAGATATGCAACTGGTGCATTTTGACTTTAATAC CACTCCATTTGAGTTGCATGATGACTCGTATGTGCTAAAAGCAATGAACTCCTGTGGGAAAGAACAGAATGATGGCACTCCTGACCCAAGATTAAATGGATGCGAGGACTCAAGCATGGCAAATATTTATTGGGATCAGTTACAACAATCTGCAATGGCGAATAATGGTACAGCTAGATTTCCAAGCTCACCCCCTGTTCCAGGAATACTGAAAGGGCGCGTGAAGCACGAGCACTAG
- the LOC100821858 gene encoding transcription factor-like protein DPB isoform X1, producing the protein MVSGIAHRTDEDGGRGASSFPRPPQPSAARTPLGTPPPSSGAHSASTSGGSAGSPSGRSEQHGPAATGTGPTPEAAAATASTPASEGTFLRLNNLDINGDDAPSSQAPVSSKKKKRRASAVGPDKGGRGLRQFSMKVCEKVESKGRTTYNEVADELVAEFADPNNNMESPDPDNPNAQQYDEKNIRRRVYDALNVLMAMDIISKDKKEIQWKGLPRTSINDIEELQTELVGLKGRIEKKSAYLQELQDQYLGMQNLIHRNEGMYGSGNIPSGGVALPFILIQTRPHATVEVEISEDMQLVHFDFNTTPFELHDDSYVLKAMNSCGKEQNDGTPDPRLNGCEDSSMANIYWDQLQQSAMANNGTARFPSSPPVPGILKGRVKHEH; encoded by the exons ATGGTCTCCGGCATCGCCCACCGCACGGATGAGGACGGCGGCCGTGGCGCCTCGAGcttcccgcgcccgccgcagCCGTCCGCCGCTCGGACGCCCCtgggcacgccgccgccctccagCGGCGCGCACTCCGCCTCTACCAGCGGCGGGAGCGCCGGCTCCCCGTCCGGCCGCAGCGAGCAGCacggccccgccgccaccggcacgGGGCCGACCcccgaagcggcggcggcgacggcatcCACGCCCGCCAGCGAGGGCACCTTCCTTCGTCTCAACAACCTCGACATCAACGGCGACGACGCGCCTTCATCGCAGGCTCCCGTGAG cagcaagaagaaaaagagaagagcaTCAGCAGTTGGTCCTGATAAAGGTGGTCGGGGATTGCGACAGTTCAGTATGAAAG TTTGCGAGAAAGTTGAAAGTAAAGGGAGAACAACATACAATGAA GTGGCAGATGAACTTGTTGCGGAGTTTGCGGATCCCAATAATAACATGGAATCTCCAGATCCTGATAATCCCAATGCA CAACAATATGATGAGAAAAACATACGAAGAAGGGTTTATGATGCATTGAATGTTCTGATGGCTATGGACATTATATCCAAAGATAAGAAGGAAATACAGTGGAAGGGCTTGCCTCGGACTAGTATAAATGATATTGAAGAACTGCAG ACAGAGCTCGTGGGGCTGAAAGGTAGGATTGAGAAGAAAAGTGCTTATTTGCAGGAGCTACAAGACCAA TATCTAGGTATGCAAAACTTAATACACCGAAATGAAGGGATGTATGGTTCAGGAAACATTCCTTCTGGCGGAGTGGCCTTGCCATTTATCCTGATCCAG ACACGGCCTCATGCAACTGTTGAAGTTGAGATCTCAGAAGATATGCAACTGGTGCATTTTGACTTTAATAC CACTCCATTTGAGTTGCATGATGACTCGTATGTGCTAAAAGCAATGAACTCCTGTGGGAAAGAACAGAATGATGGCACTCCTGACCCAAGATTAAATGGATGCGAGGACTCAAGCATGGCAAATATTTATTGGGATCAGTTACAACAATCTGCAATGGCGAATAATGGTACAGCTAGATTTCCAAGCTCACCCCCTGTTCCAGGAATACTGAAAGGGCGCGTGAAGCACGAGCACTAG
- the LOC100834682 gene encoding heavy metal-associated isoprenylated plant protein 3 — protein sequence MGEGGEGEGKKNEAGETPTPPPPVVLGMELHCAGCAKKVRKSIRHMPGVLSVVADAAANRVVVAGTADAAALKARIESKTKKPVEILSAAGPSPSKPAPAEPKKNSDKGVVGDEKKNPDKDGGGDKVQAGSSQSPPPPKEKEEKKQPPEEGKPKEAETVLLKIRLHCDACADRIRRRIYKIKGVKDVVLDGNAKDEVKVTGTMDVAAMVSYLREKLNRAVEAVAPGNKKDAGAGGGDDDKGLDKKKDKAAGGDEVKKDKGKGIEEVVGPSTAAAAASMAPAPAAASTHHVSPFGNVAYPQPQGPPPRGYYSYYGDNNANAGGYYGQHPSSDAFAGGSYYQHPGADAGAGSYYQYQQHPSADHIHNPQPYPYNFDMAPAPQMFSDENPNACSLM from the exons ATGGGAGAggggggagaaggagaggggaagaagaatgAAGCCGGCGAGACGCcaacgccaccgccgccggtggtGCTCGGGATGGAGTTGCATTGCGCCGGCTGCGCCAAGAAGGTCCGCAAGTCCATCCGGCACATGCCTG GGGTGCTGTCGGTAGtggcggacgcggcggccaACAGGGTCGTGGTCGCCGGGACggccgacgcggcggcgctcaAGGCCCGGATCGAGTCCAAGACCAAGAAGCCCGTTGAGAttctctccgccgccggccccagCCCCAGCAAGCCCGCCCCCGCTGAGCCCAAGAAGAATTCCGACAAGGGCGTCGTAGGCGACGAGAAGAAGAATCCCGACAAGGACGGCGGAGGGGATAAGGTCCAGGCCGGCAGCTCCcagtcgccaccgccgcccaaagagaaggaggagaagaagcaaCCGCCCGAGGAGGGGAAACCCAAAGAG GCGGAGACCGTGCTGCTCAAGATCCGCCTTCACTGCGACGCCTGCGCCGACCGCATCAGACGCCGCATCTACAAAATCAAAG GTGTGAAGGATGTGGTACTGGATGGCAATGCCAAGGACGAGGTGAAGGTCACGGGGACCATGGACGTCGCCGCCATGGTGTCCTACCTCCGGGAGAAGCTCAACCGCGCCGTGGAGGCCGTGGCGCCAGGCAACAAGAaagacgccggcgccggcggcggtgatgaCGACAAGGGCTTGGACAAGAAGAAAGACAaagcggccggcggcgacgaggtcaAGAAGGACAAGGGGAAGGGAATCGAAGAAGTGGTCGGCCCGTCcacggctgccgccgcggcgtccatggcgcccgcgccggccgcggcgagcaCGCACCACGTGTCGCCGTTCGGCAACGTCGCGTACCCGCAGCCGCAGGGTCCCCCGCCCAGGGGCTACTACAGCTACTACGGCGACAACAATGCTAACGCCGGGGGCTACTACGGCCAACACCCCAGCTCTGACGCCTTCGCCGGCGGCAGCTACTACCAGCACCCGGGTGCcgatgccggcgccggcagctaCTACCAGTACCAGCAGCATCCAAGCGCGGACCACATCCACAACCCCCAGCCGTACCCGTACAACTTCGACATGGCGCCGGCTCCGCAGATGTTCAGCGACGAGAACCCCAACGCCTGCTCCCTCATGTGA
- the LOC100822166 gene encoding ras-related protein RABF1: MGCSSSVPARSTGGLNNINDNSTATDSNELRAKLVLLGDSGVGKSCIVLRFVRGQFDPTSKVTVGASFLSQTLALEDSTIVKFEIWDTAGQERYAALAPLYYRGAAAAIVVYDITSPESFKKAQYWVKELQKHGNPGIIMVLVGNKADLHESRSVPTQEAQEYAEKNSMFFMETSAKTADNINQLFEEIAKRLPRPTAS, encoded by the exons ATGggttgctcctcctccgtgccAG CTAGAAGTACTGGAGGGCTGAACAATATCAACGATAACTCCACTGCTACTGACTCAAACGAATTGCGTGCCAAG TTAGTATTATTAGGAGATTCAGGTGTTGGAAAAAGCTGCATTGTTCTTCGCTTTGTGCGTGGTCAGTTCGATCCCACTTCCAAG GTAACTGTCGGTGCATCATTTTTATCGCAAACGCTGGCATTGGAGGATTCAACAATAGTGAAGTTTGAAATATGGGATACTGCTGGACAAGAGAG GTATGCTGCCTTGGCACCTCTGTATTACagaggagctgctgctgctattgtTGTCTATGACATAACTAGTCCAGAATCATTCAAGAAAGCACAATACTGGGTGAAG GAACTTCAAAAACACGGTAATCCTGGTATTATCATGGTTTTGGTTGGTAATAAAGCTGATCTACATGAAAGTCGAAGTGTACCTACTCAG GAGGCACAGGAGTACGCAGAAAAGAACAGTATGTTTTTCATGGAGACGTCAGCAAAAACAGCTGATAATATTAATCAATTGTTTGAG GAAATTGCAAAAAGGTTGCCGAGGCCAACGGCGTCTTGA